The Phycisphaerae bacterium genomic interval GAACAGCATCACGTCGGTGGTGTGCAGGTTGCCCATCAGGCTCATCCGCCCGTTGGCGATGCGTTTGGCCTCAGCCAGCGTGATATCGCCCATCGGCGGGGCCTCCAGCGGGTTGAGGCAATCCAGGTCCGTCTCCGCTGGGAACGTCTCAACGAGCAGCTTGCTTTTGCCGCACGAGTGCAGCATGGTCGGCATGCCGGCCTGCTTGCACAGCCGCGTGACCTCCTTGACTGTCGGCAGCGAGTACTTGCGAAAAAGCTCCGGGTTCGACATCGTGATCAGGCCCGACGCGCCGATGCAGATGTAGTCGATCGTCATCGGCGCAGCCAAGCACGCCCTGGCTACGTCCACGATCCGCCGGTGGTGGATACTGCACCACTGTTCCATCAGTTCCGGATGGTCGTAGGCGGCCATGATCGCCGCCTCCAAGCCGCCGTCGAACCACTCAAACCACATCGGCGGGCCCGGGCACTCCAGCATGATTCCCCAGATGCCCAGGTCGCCGAACGAGTCGTAGTCCTCCTGTCCGCCGCGCCAATCGACGTCGGCCAGGTCCGCATCGAACCACCGCAGAATCTCCGGCAGGTCGCGCTCCACGTCCTTGATGACCTTCTCGGTCTTCGTGGGCGGATCGCCCGGATAGTAGAGCATCCGCTGACGCAACGTCGTGCCGCCCAAATGGCAGAGCGTGGTCTCCTCGAACCGCCCCTCGGGCATCTCCCGTACCTGGGACTCGTACCGCATTTCCACGCCGCTTCGGCTTTTCCAGTGGAACTGCGGGTTCCAGTACCAGTACCAGCCGTCGAAGCCGAAATACTTGACCGCCTCCACGTACGCCCGTCCCAGCGGAGGGTTGTTGTGCAGGTATATCTGCTCGAAGCTCTTGCCGGTCAGGCGGCACGGGATCATGTTCGAGATGTCCGGGCAGACCGGAACGTGATCGGCCTGGCCGCCGCACATGGCGATCAGCATGCGTTCCTTGCTCGTCATGGAGCTGCTCCGTTTGCCAGATAAGATCAGACCTTCTTCGGATTGTCGTTTTCGCCGCTTTCGCCGCCGTCCTGGTCGCGCTTGCCCGGCACGAACAGCCTGCCTACCGCCAGCGTTGCATCGCGCGACCCCTTGACCACCTTGCCGCCGGCTGAGCCGACGCCGCGGACCACCTGCAATCCGGCGTTCATGGTTCGTCGGCCGACGCCTGGCTGTTCCGTCTCTTCCTGCAGCGGTTCTTGCGGCAACGGCGCCGCAAGAACGCCCTCGGCGGCGGGTTTCGGGTTTCGGAAGAACATCCCCACCGCGCTGCCGGTCGCTTCGAGCACCGCGACCAGCCGGTCGCGGACCTCCTTGGCGGTCGCGCCCGCCCGCACCCCGATCGTCGGCCAGATGTCCTTGAGGAAAATGTCCGTCACATCCGAATAGAACACCACCGCCCGCCGGCGAAGGGTGTCCTTGGCCTCCAGTTCGCTCCAGCCGCGGAACGCCCGGCACCGGGCCATCGCGGTGTGGCCGACCACCGAGGTCATGAACCCCGCCCCGATTCCCTGGGCGATGTCGTCCACGAACTTGCCCATCACCGGCACCTTCGAGCCAAGGCTTTCGAGCAGGCTCTTGCCCATGTTCAGGAAATTCACCGTCGCCACCACGTTGAGCGTGTCGGCCAGGATGCGAAGCTGCTCCTTAAGCCGCGGCCGGCTGTTGTAGATTCGGATGATCCGAATGGTCATCATCAGGTTGCGGTAGATCACGATGCCCAGGTCGCCGGCTTTGTACGGGCTCAGCGTCACCCACAGCATCACGTCGCGGGTGCTGGCCCGGGTCTGCCGGGCCGCCTCTTCGTCCAAAACGGCCAGCAGCGGGCGGATCACCTCATCCTCGGCCCGCGCGATCGCCGCTGGCACGGCTGGCCCTTCGAGTGCGCCCTCCAGATCCAGCCGGCCCTTGGCGGCGAGCGCCCGATCGTCGGCGGCCAGGACCGGATTGCGTTCCAGCCGTTCGATGTACCGGCACAGGTATCGCCCGTAGCGACCAAGCTCGCGATCGGTCGCCCTGGTCCGGTCCACGACCGCCGGCGGACGCAGGACTACCGGGCGAGACCAGAGGTTGACCGTCAGGTACACCGCCAGCCATCCGATCGCCACGGCCAGGATCGCCAGAAACGCAACGCCCGCCGCCGGATGCAGTTCGGCCAGCGTCTGGTAGGCCCGAATGACCTCGATGACCGCGAAAAACGACAGCGCCACTCCCACCACCACCGCCATCGTCCGCAGCATTCGCCACCACTGTCGCAGCATGGCCCACTCCTTACACCCGCGCCTGATTCAATTATACTCATAGCGCGTGCGGAAACCATCCTCTGGAGAGAGGTGCCGCCGGGTCGGGCAGGGGGCAAGCCTCAGTATTCCTTCACCCAGTCCGGCTCGATGTCCGCCGCTGCGGATTCCGAGATCCAGAAATCGGTCCGCAGGTGCTGGTGGAGTGAGGTCGGCACCCGCGGCGTGACCGGGCCGTGGGCGGCCAGGCGCGTGGCGATCCGCTGCCATGAGGTCGAGGTGCCGTGAACGGTGATGGCGTTGATGTCGATCCGGTTTTTCGAGGCGATCACGTCGCGCGGCCCGATGGTGGCCGCCATCGGCGGGACGGCGGCGATGTCGCCGCTCTTGCCGAAGCTGCCGTGCATCGAGTTCTGGGCCAGCGTGAACGGGCTGAGCGTGCAGATCCGCGCGCCCATCTTCTTCCACTCCTCGAGCGGGGCGTCGAATTCGGGGGCGTCCGGCTCGATGAACGCCAGGTGGCCGGTCCAGCCGGGGCCGCTGTAGCAGATGTCGGCTTCGCCCGCATCCGCGATCATCCGGCTGTAGTCCTTGATGTTCTTGTCGCTCGGGCCCTTGCACTGCTCCTCGGGCATCCGCAAATCCTCGTCGATCCGGCTCCAGAAGTACTTCTTGAACGCGTGCATGAAGCCAAGCGGCCAGTCTTCCGGAGCGGCGACGCCGTGCTCGTTGGCGTACTCGTCCATGTTGAACGTGTACACGTTACGGCAGTTGACGCGGAACTTGTTGATCAGGTACACCACCTTGGCGTAGACCGGGCAGGGGTTGGGTGTGATGATCACGATCTTGCGGCCGGCGTCCGAGGCCTCCTTGATCCGGGCGAACATGTCGGTGACCCACATGAAGCCGATCATGTCGTCCGGGTGAATGCTGATCCGGAAATCGGGGTTCGGGTGCCTGGTCAGGTCCTCCCGCTTGATCTTGCGCACCCGCTCAAGGGCGGCGACATCGCGAAACGGCACGTGCTTCGACGGACTAAAGCTCCACTCGACCATAACCCAAACCTCCATTGGCCACAGGGGTAATAAACGCCGCCACTTTAGGCGAGACCCGCCGCCGAAATCAACAAAAACCCGCCGAGGAAAGGGCTACATGGCCACGTGCCGGAGGTCTATCTGTCCGGATACAGGTCATCGACCGCATCCCGCGCGGCCGGGTTGATGACCAAATGGGTGGTCCCTCGGGCGAGCACGGCC includes:
- a CDS encoding DUF697 domain-containing protein, coding for MLRQWWRMLRTMAVVVGVALSFFAVIEVIRAYQTLAELHPAAGVAFLAILAVAIGWLAVYLTVNLWSRPVVLRPPAVVDRTRATDRELGRYGRYLCRYIERLERNPVLAADDRALAAKGRLDLEGALEGPAVPAAIARAEDEVIRPLLAVLDEEAARQTRASTRDVMLWVTLSPYKAGDLGIVIYRNLMMTIRIIRIYNSRPRLKEQLRILADTLNVVATVNFLNMGKSLLESLGSKVPVMGKFVDDIAQGIGAGFMTSVVGHTAMARCRAFRGWSELEAKDTLRRRAVVFYSDVTDIFLKDIWPTIGVRAGATAKEVRDRLVAVLEATGSAVGMFFRNPKPAAEGVLAAPLPQEPLQEETEQPGVGRRTMNAGLQVVRGVGSAGGKVVKGSRDATLAVGRLFVPGKRDQDGGESGENDNPKKV